A genomic region of Fundulus heteroclitus isolate FHET01 chromosome 24, MU-UCD_Fhet_4.1, whole genome shotgun sequence contains the following coding sequences:
- the LOC118556251 gene encoding E3 ubiquitin/ISG15 ligase TRIM25-like produces MSKKLWTEEQFNCPVCLDLPKDPVTIPCGHSYCMGCIKDFWSKDDPKGVYSCPQCRQTFCPKPPLSRNTMLAEAVEQLRKGGLTPEMRVSIRSAGGLSSRIKSKLPTGVVLCDLCKGEQTPALKSCLVCMSSLCETHLKPHKTKKSLKQHELIAPTSNLAEKICTQHKYLQEFFCRQCKMFVCWLCTSNQHKDHECVSTKAERMEREKLLSTIQAQNQQRLKAREQELKDMKKMMEGIKRSTDNVHRETETALGELQRSVERLQELLEEVLDQASMEKMNQAQEVADKLEAEIQERKKRDTEMKDLASCEDNIFYLQTCDSMSSPWNVASRP; encoded by the exons ATGAGTAAGAAGCTTTGGACAGAGGAGCAGTTTAACTGTCCCGTGTGTCTGGATCTCCCGAAGGATCCGGTCACCATaccctgtggacacagctactgtatggGCTGCATCAAGGACTTCTGGAGCAAGGATGACCCCAAAGGGGTCTACAGCTGCCCCCAGTGCCGCCAGACCTTCTGCCCCAAGCCCCCCTTGTCCAGAAACACCATGCTGGCCGAGGCTGTGGAGCAGCTCCGCAAGGGGGGCCTTACACCAGAGATGCGGGTTTCTATTCGAAGCGCTGGTGGGTTGTCCTCTAGAATCAAATCCAAACTGCCCACCGGAGTCGTTCTGTGCGACTTGTGCAAAGGGGAGCAGACTCCTGCCCTAAAGAGCTGCCTGGTGTGTATGAGCTCCTTATGCGAGACCCACCTGAAGCCCCACAAGACCAAGAAGTCTCTCAAGCAGCATGAGCTCATCGCGCCGACCAGCAACCTGGCGGAGAAGATCTGCACTCAGCACAAGTACCTGCAGGAGTTCTTCTGTCGCCAGTGCAAGATGTTTGTTTGCTGGCTGTGCACCAGCAACCAGCATAAAGACCACGAGTGTGTGTCCACCAAAGCTGAAAGAATGGAGAGAGAG AAGCTGCTGTCAACGATCCAAGCACAGAACCAGCAGAGGCTGAAGGCCAGGGAGCAGGAGCTGAAGGATATGAAGAAGATGATGGAGGGGATAAAG CGTTCCACCGACAATGTTCATCGCGAGACGGAAACcgctctgggggagctgcagcgCTCTGTGGAGCgtctgcaggagctgctggaggaggtGCTGGATCAGGCCAGCATGGAGAAGATGAACCAGGCCCAGGAGGTGGCAGACAAGCTGGAGGCGGAGATCCAGGAGCGGAAGAAGAGGGACACAGAAATGAAGGACTTGGCGAGCTGTGAAGACAACATCTTCTACCTGCAG ACGTGCGACTCCATGAGCAGCCCCTGGAATGTGGCGAGCCGCCCGTGA
- the LOC118557808 gene encoding carboxypeptidase O-like, producing the protein MLSVVGLSFVALLLTVGALTLESDRAEYDYFKYHPMDEISSWMVQMEKDHPDVVTVVDYGRTYEKRTISLLKIGLKTEAKKKAVWMDCGIHAREWIAPAFCQYFVRQILHAYKTDDKMAAMLTNMDFYITPVLNIDGYIFSWKDSSTRLWRKNRSPGPSGDCYGVDLNRNFDANWGTVGVSSNCSSNIYCGTGPISEPEAQAVAYFVGSRKEDFLCFLTIHSYGQLLLIPYGHPNFTASNYDELMTVGQGAAEAIWRVHGKKYTVGTSPDVLYANSGSSRDWARMQEIPLTFTFELRDNGTYGFELPEDQIRPTCEEAYSGALHIIAYAHDKTFNGAAAAAAATLWAVLLAAGVSGANLM; encoded by the exons ATGCTGAGCGTGGTGGGTCTGAGCTTTGTGGCTTTGCTCTTAACAGTTGGGGCGTTGACGCTGGAGAG CGACAGAGCGGAGTATGATTACTTCAAGTACCACCCGATGGATGAG ATCAGCAGCTGGATGGTTCAGATGGAGAAGGACCACCCCGACGTGGTGACCGTGGTGGACTACGGGAGGACGTACGAGAAAAGGACGATCAGCTTGCTGAAG ATCGGCCTGAAGACCGAAGCCAAAAAGAAGGCCGTCTGGATGGACTGTGGGATTCATGCTAGAGAATGGATCGCTCCCGCCTTCTGTCAGTACTTTGTCAGACAG ATTCTCCACGCATACAAAACAGACGATAAGATGGCAGCGATGCTGACCAACATGGACTTCTACATCACGCCGGTGCTCAACATAGACGGCTACATCTTCTCCTGGAAGGACAGCTCG ACACGGCTGTGGAGGAAGAACAGGTCACCGGGACCTTCGGGCGACTGCTACGGCGTCGATCTCAACCGCAACTTCGATGCCAACTGGGGCA ctgtCGGCGTGTCGTCCAACTGCAGCTCCAACATCTACTGCGGGACCGGGCCCATCTCGGAGCCCGAGGCCCAGGCCGTGGCTTACTTCGTTGGAAGCCGAAAGGAAGACTTCCTGTGTTTCCTCACCATCCACTCCTACGGCCAGCTGCTCCTGATTCCCTACGGACACCCCAACTTCACCGCCTCCAACTACGACGAGCTG ATGACGGTGGGACAGGGTGCAGCTGAAGCCATATGGAGGGTCCACGGGAAAAAATACACAGTAGGAACCTCCCCGGATGTATTAT ACGCCAACTCTGGTTCATCCAGAGACTGGGCCCGGATGCAGGAAATCCCGCTCACCTTCACCTTCGAGCTGAGGGATAACGGCACGTACGGCTTCGAGCTCCCCGAGGACCAGATCCGGCCGACCTGCGAGGAGGCCTACAGCGGGGCCCTGCACATCATCGCCTACGCCCACGACAAGACCTTTAACGGCGCCGCAGCCGCTGCCGCAGCGACTCTTTGGGCCGTGCTGTTAGCGGCGGGGGTCTCCGGGGCCAACCTGATGTGA